From a single Opisthocomus hoazin isolate bOpiHoa1 chromosome 6, bOpiHoa1.hap1, whole genome shotgun sequence genomic region:
- the LOC104334013 gene encoding protein FAM163A, producing MTAGTVVITGGILATVILLCIIAVLCYCRLQYYCCKKDDSDEEEEEEEEEEEPDLPTCSHLSACNAYNSRAADGQGSPAPSPSELNHHGAHSYCPTCSPYGSPFYIRTAEMVRNGGERVAYGPTCCKEMGPPIGMAALQSYPVSRHSLLRESCPNPRALSTEV from the exons ATGACCGCGGGAACTGTTGTTATCACCGGGGGAATCCTAGCGACGGTGATCCTCCTGTGCATCATTGCCGTCCTCTGCTACTGTAGGCTACAG TACTATTGCTGCAAAAAAGATGACTccgatgaggaagaggaggaggaggaggaagaggaagagcccGACCTTCCCACGTGCTCGCACCTCAGCGCATGCAACGCCTACAACTCGCGTGCGGCGGACGGCcagggcagccccgctccctcccccagcGAGCTCAACCACCACGGGGCTCACAGCTACTGCCCAACCTGCTCCCCGTACGGATCCCCCTTTTACATCCGGACTGCCGAGATGGTGCGCAATGGGGGCGAGAGGGTCGCCTACGGCCCCACGTGCTGCAAGGAGATGGGGCCGCCCATCGGCATGGCCGCCCTGCAGAGCTACCCGGTGAGCCGGCACAGCCTCCTCCGCGAGAGCTGCCCCAACCCACGGGCCCTCAGCACGGAGGTGTAG